From Pseudovibrio sp. Tun.PSC04-5.I4, a single genomic window includes:
- a CDS encoding alpha/beta hydrolase produces the protein MMFNIPTVLEARIVQSARLKTRVLFSGPEDGTPIVFIHGNLSAATWYEETIKRLPNTYRAIAPDLRGYGGADKTALVDATRGLKDFSDDLAALMETLGVSAAHFVGHSLGGGVLWQFLADYPEMVLSLTQVCPSSPYGFGCSKPDGAPCYADGAGSGAAAANPEFARLLAAGETGKKDHFAPYNILNGFVWKPPFVPARMDDILSSALAQHTGDKSYPGDFVISQNWPGVAPGNFGSVNALAPNHQPNPLGFCEVSEKPPVLWVRGLDDTVVSDSSLFDLGSLGKMGAVPGWPGEDVFPPQLMVTQTANALDQYEQTGGEVERCEMLNCGHTPYLERPEEFDAVFHAFLQKHVKITEVS, from the coding sequence ATGATGTTTAATATTCCAACTGTTCTTGAAGCACGTATCGTTCAATCTGCTCGTTTAAAAACGCGGGTCCTGTTTTCTGGGCCTGAGGATGGTACGCCCATTGTTTTTATTCATGGAAACCTTTCTGCAGCGACGTGGTATGAGGAGACCATCAAGCGCCTTCCCAACACGTACCGCGCTATTGCACCGGATCTGCGTGGATATGGCGGAGCTGACAAAACAGCTCTCGTAGATGCAACGCGCGGGCTGAAAGACTTTTCAGATGATCTTGCCGCGCTGATGGAAACACTTGGTGTAAGCGCCGCGCATTTTGTTGGCCATTCTCTAGGGGGTGGCGTGCTTTGGCAGTTTCTCGCCGATTATCCGGAGATGGTTTTGTCCCTCACACAGGTTTGCCCGTCTTCACCTTATGGGTTTGGTTGCTCCAAGCCTGACGGGGCCCCGTGTTATGCGGATGGTGCAGGCAGTGGTGCAGCAGCTGCCAATCCGGAATTTGCCAGATTATTGGCAGCGGGTGAAACCGGCAAGAAGGATCATTTTGCTCCTTACAACATCCTCAACGGGTTTGTTTGGAAACCGCCGTTTGTGCCAGCCCGCATGGATGACATCCTGAGCTCTGCTCTTGCGCAGCATACGGGCGATAAGTCCTATCCGGGTGATTTTGTTATTTCACAAAACTGGCCGGGTGTTGCGCCGGGAAATTTCGGCAGCGTCAATGCGCTGGCCCCCAATCATCAGCCAAACCCTTTGGGCTTTTGTGAGGTTAGCGAGAAACCTCCCGTGCTGTGGGTGCGCGGTTTAGATGATACTGTGGTCTCGGATAGCTCTTTGTTTGACTTAGGTTCCTTGGGCAAAATGGGTGCTGTGCCAGGTTGGCCGGGGGAGGATGTTTTTCCACCGCAACTTATGGTCACGCAAACAGCAAACGCGCTAGATCAATATGAGCAAACTGGTGGTGAGGTAGAGCGTTGCGAGATGCTAAATTGCGGGCACACTCCTTATTTGGAACGACCTGAAGAATTCGACGCGGTGTTCCACGCTTTCCTGCAAAAGCATGTGAAGATAACCGAGGTGAGCTGA
- a CDS encoding GDCCVxC domain-containing (seleno)protein, which translates to MTETIKLQSTLTCPECGHVETETMPTDACQWFYECKSCKALFKPLPGDCCVYCSYATVPCPPIQANESCCG; encoded by the coding sequence ATGACCGAAACAATTAAGCTTCAAAGCACACTAACTTGCCCTGAGTGCGGGCACGTTGAAACGGAAACCATGCCAACGGATGCGTGTCAGTGGTTTTATGAATGTAAATCCTGCAAGGCGCTTTTTAAGCCTTTACCGGGCGATTGCTGCGTTTATTGCTCTTACGCAACAGTGCCATGCCCACCCATCCAAGCCAATGAAAGTTGCTGCGGATAA
- a CDS encoding MerR family transcriptional regulator, which yields MFAIGEASKRSGVSIETIRYYEREGIVQKPARAENGRRSYSEAEIGQLRFIKRCRDLGFTIKDAKALLNFGGQTDASCKIAHDMSKAHLEIVREKIANLKRLERALEELMSNCASGTIQCPMLDQLHAD from the coding sequence ATGTTCGCGATTGGGGAAGCCTCAAAGCGCAGCGGCGTTTCCATTGAGACGATCCGTTACTATGAACGCGAAGGTATCGTGCAAAAACCAGCGCGTGCTGAAAATGGGCGCCGCTCTTATTCAGAGGCCGAGATCGGACAGCTGCGTTTCATCAAGCGCTGCCGAGATCTGGGCTTCACCATAAAGGATGCAAAAGCACTGTTGAACTTTGGCGGTCAAACGGACGCAAGCTGTAAAATCGCTCATGATATGAGCAAAGCACACTTAGAAATAGTACGCGAAAAGATCGCTAATCTGAAACGGCTGGAAAGGGCGTTGGAAGAGCTGATGTCAAACTGCGCATCCGGCACCATTCAGTGCCCAATGTTGGATCAGTTGCACGCAGATTGA